From a region of the Candidatus Binatia bacterium genome:
- a CDS encoding Uma2 family endonuclease, with protein sequence MAGVMIEATDRRYTVDEYFGLVSTGVLHPDDRVELLEGVIVAMAPQNPAHASALGRVSEALRSVVGTGAVLRVQSPLLVGQWSATEPDVAVVPGRFGDYDRKHPTSALLVVEIAYTSLPQDRLTKARTYAAAGIPEYWIVNLRDDCVEVHTGPDVTRAVYAGHRVAGRGELLAVTAFPDVPVAVDDLLPDEFPGGA encoded by the coding sequence ATGGCTGGAGTCATGATCGAGGCGACGGACCGTCGCTACACGGTCGACGAATACTTTGGCCTCGTCAGCACCGGTGTGCTGCACCCCGACGACAGGGTCGAGCTGTTGGAGGGGGTGATTGTTGCCATGGCGCCACAGAATCCCGCCCATGCGTCGGCGCTGGGGCGCGTCAGTGAGGCACTCCGTTCGGTGGTGGGGACAGGCGCGGTGTTACGGGTGCAGTCGCCGCTCCTGGTGGGGCAATGGTCAGCTACAGAGCCGGACGTTGCCGTGGTTCCGGGCCGGTTCGGCGACTACGACCGCAAGCATCCAACGTCCGCGTTGCTCGTGGTGGAGATCGCCTACACGTCGCTTCCACAGGACCGCCTGACCAAGGCACGTACATATGCCGCCGCGGGCATTCCCGAGTACTGGATCGTCAACCTGCGCGATGACTGCGTCGAGGTGCACACGGGGCCGGACGTAACACGCGCCGTCTACGCAGGCCATCGAGTCGCCGGCCGCGGCGAGCTGCTCGCGGTGACGGCGTTCCCTGACGTGCCGGTGGCTGTCGACGACCTGCTGCCGGACGAGTTCCCGGGCGGCGCGTGA
- the rfbC gene encoding dTDP-4-dehydrorhamnose 3,5-epimerase: MKFIPTALPEVIVVEPDVFRDPRGFFLETYHAQKYRDGGIAATFVQDNHSRSVRGTLRGLHAQIGSPQGKLVRVLQGEVYDVAVDVRRGSPTFGRWVAVTLSAENFRQCYIPVGFVHGFCVTSEVAEVEYKVTNLYDPASEITVIWNDPAIGIPWPIAEPVLSVKDARGLPLAELNDRLPVYCG, encoded by the coding sequence ATGAAATTCATTCCCACGGCGTTACCCGAGGTCATCGTCGTCGAGCCCGACGTTTTCCGCGATCCGCGCGGTTTCTTCCTGGAGACCTACCATGCGCAGAAGTACCGCGACGGTGGCATCGCCGCGACTTTTGTGCAGGACAACCACTCGCGTTCGGTGCGTGGCACGCTGCGCGGACTGCACGCGCAGATCGGCAGCCCGCAGGGCAAACTGGTGCGCGTGCTGCAAGGCGAGGTATACGACGTTGCCGTCGACGTACGGCGCGGTTCGCCGACGTTCGGTCGCTGGGTGGCGGTGACGCTGTCAGCCGAGAACTTTCGTCAGTGTTACATTCCGGTGGGGTTCGTACACGGCTTTTGCGTGACCAGCGAAGTCGCCGAGGTCGAGTACAAGGTCACCAACCTCTACGACCCGGCAAGCGAGATCACGGTAATCTGGAACGATCCCGCCATCGGGATCCCGTGGCCGATCGCCGAGCCTGTCCTGTCGGTCAAAGACGCGCGCGGTCTGCCGCTCGCCGAGCTGAACGACCGGTTGCCAGTCTACTGCGGCTGA